One region of Rhodohalobacter mucosus genomic DNA includes:
- a CDS encoding VOC family protein: protein MKNNEISYIEFKAHDLEQIKTFYHSLFGWTFTNYGPTYISFSDSGVYGGFEKTEDPILNGVLVVLYHADLESIKADIENAGGTISKDIFSFPGGRRFHFMDPSGNELAVWSDN, encoded by the coding sequence ATGAAGAACAATGAGATTTCCTATATCGAATTTAAAGCTCATGATCTGGAGCAGATCAAAACCTTCTACCATAGCCTCTTCGGCTGGACGTTTACCAATTACGGCCCCACCTACATCTCTTTTTCTGATTCCGGTGTCTATGGAGGGTTTGAAAAGACAGAAGATCCCATTCTAAACGGGGTACTTGTGGTTCTATATCATGCAGACCTGGAGTCTATAAAAGCAGATATTGAAAATGCGGGCGGCACCATTTCAAAGGATATCTTCTCTTTTCCGGGCGGCCGGCGTTTTCATTTTATGGATCCATCTGGAAATGAACTGGCTGTATGGTCTGATAACTAA